The proteins below come from a single Afipia sp. P52-10 genomic window:
- a CDS encoding Zn-ribbon domain-containing OB-fold protein, giving the protein MNASSYLPEGLPIPVAEADALSAPHWAGLREGELRIQCCKACKTWRWGPEWICHACHSFDTDWKAVEPEGTIFSWTRVWHPTHPVLKNHGPYIVVVVELPHAGKVRVIGNLLGDPQQPVKIGAKVKGVFERHDKADPAYALLHWQAAG; this is encoded by the coding sequence ATGAACGCTTCATCTTATCTGCCGGAAGGATTGCCGATCCCCGTGGCTGAGGCGGACGCGCTCAGCGCGCCGCATTGGGCGGGCTTGCGCGAGGGCGAGTTGCGGATTCAGTGCTGCAAGGCCTGTAAGACCTGGCGCTGGGGGCCGGAATGGATCTGCCACGCGTGCCACTCGTTCGATACCGATTGGAAAGCCGTGGAGCCGGAAGGCACCATCTTCAGTTGGACGCGGGTGTGGCATCCAACGCATCCGGTGCTCAAGAACCACGGACCCTACATTGTCGTCGTGGTGGAGTTGCCGCACGCAGGCAAGGTGCGCGTGATCGGCAATCTGCTCGGTGACCCGCAGCAGCCGGTCAAGATCGGTGCAAAGGTCAAAGGCGTCTTCGAACGGCACGACAAGGCCGATCCGGCTTACGCGCTGCTGCACTGGCAAGCCGCAGGCTGA
- a CDS encoding DedA family protein: MGLEEIARSVTDFVRDHQAWAAPVVFLFAFGESLAFVSFAVPGWGVLVAIGALMGASGIEFLPVWIAGSLGAALGDWISYWIGFKFKDSVARWWPLSRYPDLLTTAERFVKNWGVPSIFVGRFFGPLRAFVPLAAGIFEMPYWHFQFANFTSAFLWVAVVLAPGTFGVRYLM, encoded by the coding sequence ATGGGTTTAGAAGAGATCGCACGCTCTGTAACTGATTTTGTGCGCGATCATCAGGCATGGGCGGCCCCGGTGGTGTTCCTGTTCGCGTTTGGCGAATCGCTGGCGTTCGTCTCATTCGCGGTTCCGGGGTGGGGCGTGCTGGTGGCGATCGGCGCCCTGATGGGTGCGAGCGGCATCGAATTCCTGCCGGTGTGGATTGCCGGGTCGTTGGGGGCTGCCCTCGGCGACTGGATCTCCTACTGGATCGGTTTCAAGTTCAAGGACAGCGTCGCGCGCTGGTGGCCGCTGTCGCGCTATCCGGACCTGCTGACCACCGCCGAACGGTTCGTCAAGAACTGGGGCGTGCCAAGCATTTTCGTCGGCCGCTTCTTCGGACCGCTGCGGGCTTTCGTGCCGCTGGCGGCCGGAATCTTCGAAATGCCTTACTGGCACTTCCAGTTCGCGAATTTTACGTCGGCATTCCTGTGGGTGGCGGTTGTGCTGGCGCCCGGAACGTTCGGCGTGCGTTATCTGATGTAG
- a CDS encoding MBL fold metallo-hydrolase has product MTDVTRRAAIGATAALAAAPLLRPSVAEAAAPATAKQVPGVYRYKVGDIEVTVVTDGTRTVPLPDALVKNATKDQVSAALQAAFFDKDKFSFFFNPIVVNTGSKLVAIDAGNGAAAFEQSKGSVGQHQSNLTAAGIDPKTIDVVAISHFHPDHINGLLGADGKPAFANAEIVVPAAEWAFWMDEGNASRAADTLKPAFANVRRVFGALGNKVTQHEPNKEIVPGIKTLPTPGHTPGHTSHLITSGSHSVMVQGDVTNLPALFARNPGWHAMFDMDGAKAEETRRKLYDQLVADRMVVQGYHYTFPAAAHIEKDGDGYRPVPIPWQPVL; this is encoded by the coding sequence ATGACAGACGTGACGCGCCGCGCGGCAATCGGTGCAACGGCGGCTCTGGCGGCCGCACCGCTGCTGCGGCCATCGGTTGCCGAGGCGGCAGCACCAGCCACAGCCAAGCAGGTCCCCGGCGTGTATCGCTACAAGGTCGGCGACATCGAGGTGACGGTGGTGACGGACGGTACACGGACCGTGCCGCTTCCTGATGCGCTGGTTAAGAACGCCACCAAGGACCAGGTCAGCGCCGCGTTGCAGGCCGCATTCTTCGACAAGGACAAGTTCTCGTTCTTCTTCAATCCGATCGTCGTCAACACTGGCTCGAAGCTGGTGGCGATCGACGCCGGCAACGGTGCGGCGGCATTCGAGCAAAGCAAGGGCAGCGTCGGCCAGCATCAGAGCAACCTGACGGCCGCTGGCATCGATCCCAAGACCATCGACGTGGTGGCGATCTCCCATTTCCATCCGGATCACATCAACGGTTTGCTTGGAGCCGATGGCAAGCCAGCGTTCGCGAATGCCGAGATCGTCGTGCCCGCCGCGGAGTGGGCGTTCTGGATGGACGAAGGCAATGCCAGCCGTGCGGCCGATACGCTGAAGCCCGCCTTTGCTAACGTGCGCCGCGTGTTCGGGGCCCTGGGCAACAAGGTTACCCAGCACGAACCGAACAAGGAGATCGTTCCTGGCATCAAGACCCTGCCGACGCCAGGTCATACGCCGGGCCACACCTCGCACTTGATCACTTCGGGTTCGCATAGCGTGATGGTGCAGGGCGACGTCACGAATCTGCCGGCGCTATTCGCGCGCAATCCCGGTTGGCACGCGATGTTCGACATGGACGGTGCCAAGGCGGAGGAGACGCGACGCAAGCTCTATGACCAGCTCGTTGCCGACCGGATGGTCGTGCAGGGCTATCACTATACGTTCCCTGCGGCTGCCCACATCGAGAAGGACGGGGACGGCTATCGTCCGGTGCCGATCCCGTGGCAGCCGGTGCTGTAA
- a CDS encoding FMN-binding negative transcriptional regulator: MHIPPPFRTSRATCLEMAAARGFGLACAHDGRMPVVAWLPFHIAYDGDGTPRLTFHVARANPIAAPALRAQPWLIAVSDADAYVSPRWYASPQQVPTWLYRAANLGGSVRALSEAELIQHLDLLAAQFETTEGELPPWSMAEIAAGRRAALVGAIVGFGMTVEHVEGSFKLNQHKSDADHLSVATALAAQPDTAAQKIASDMRGMRPDVFAAQQRHDNANKTLEGNMA; encoded by the coding sequence ATGCATATTCCGCCGCCGTTTCGAACAAGCCGGGCTACGTGTCTAGAAATGGCCGCGGCGCGTGGCTTCGGTCTCGCCTGCGCCCATGACGGGCGGATGCCGGTGGTTGCCTGGCTACCGTTCCACATCGCCTATGACGGTGACGGTACGCCGCGCCTGACCTTTCACGTCGCGCGGGCGAACCCGATCGCGGCACCCGCATTGCGCGCCCAACCCTGGCTGATCGCGGTCAGCGACGCGGACGCCTACGTCTCGCCGCGCTGGTATGCTTCGCCGCAGCAGGTACCGACCTGGCTCTACAGAGCCGCCAATCTGGGCGGGTCGGTTCGCGCGCTCTCGGAGGCGGAACTGATCCAGCATCTCGATCTGCTGGCGGCGCAGTTCGAAACTACAGAGGGTGAGCTGCCGCCGTGGAGCATGGCCGAGATTGCAGCCGGTCGCAGAGCCGCGCTGGTCGGGGCGATCGTCGGATTTGGAATGACGGTGGAGCATGTGGAGGGCAGCTTCAAGCTGAACCAGCACAAATCAGATGCTGACCATCTGTCCGTGGCGACGGCCCTGGCCGCGCAGCCGGACACGGCAGCACAGAAAATCGCCAGCGACATGCGCGGCATGCGGCCCGATGTCTTTGCTGCGCAACAACGTCATGACAATGCTAACAAGACACTCGAAGGGAATATGGCATGA
- the argC gene encoding N-acetyl-gamma-glutamyl-phosphate reductase has protein sequence MSAKKKVGILGASGYTGAELVRLLLRHPKMEIALMTADRRAGAAMGDVFPQFAPYDLPRLVSIDQTDWAQAGLDLIFCALPHATTQTVLKDVMAKAPETKVVDLSADFRLTDPAAYAKWYGHEHHALELQKEAVYGLVEIYRRDIKKARLIANPGCYTSCAQLPLIPLLKAKAIEPDEIVIDAKSGMTGAGRSAKEEMLFSEVSEGTHAYGVGHHRHMAELDQEFSKAAGKEVVVSFTPHLMPMNRGILSTIYVRGRRGKTPEELHAILAEQYAKEPFVYVLPFGKTPQTRHVRGSNMTFIGVAADRIPGRAIIISTLDNLTKGASGQAVQNANLLLGFAETTGIDLPAMFP, from the coding sequence ATGAGCGCCAAGAAGAAAGTCGGAATTCTCGGGGCATCCGGATACACAGGGGCCGAACTCGTGCGCCTGCTGTTGCGGCATCCGAAAATGGAGATCGCGCTGATGACTGCGGACCGGCGGGCCGGGGCGGCGATGGGCGACGTCTTTCCGCAATTCGCGCCCTATGATCTGCCACGACTGGTCTCGATCGACCAGACCGATTGGGCTCAGGCCGGGCTTGACCTGATCTTCTGTGCGCTGCCGCACGCAACGACGCAGACGGTGCTCAAGGACGTGATGGCCAAGGCGCCGGAGACCAAGGTCGTGGACCTGTCGGCCGATTTCCGCCTGACTGATCCTGCGGCCTACGCCAAGTGGTACGGCCACGAGCACCATGCGCTCGAGCTGCAGAAAGAGGCGGTCTACGGTCTGGTCGAGATCTACCGGCGCGACATCAAGAAGGCGCGGCTGATCGCCAATCCCGGCTGCTACACCTCCTGCGCGCAATTGCCGCTGATCCCGCTTCTGAAGGCGAAGGCGATCGAGCCCGACGAGATCGTCATCGACGCGAAGTCAGGCATGACCGGCGCGGGCCGCTCGGCGAAGGAGGAGATGCTGTTCTCCGAGGTCTCCGAGGGCACGCATGCCTATGGCGTCGGTCATCACCGGCACATGGCCGAACTCGATCAGGAGTTCTCCAAGGCCGCGGGCAAGGAGGTCGTGGTCTCGTTCACGCCGCATCTGATGCCGATGAACCGGGGCATCCTCTCGACGATCTATGTGCGTGGCCGGCGCGGCAAGACGCCGGAGGAACTGCACGCGATCCTCGCCGAACAATATGCCAAGGAGCCGTTCGTCTACGTGCTGCCGTTCGGCAAGACGCCGCAGACGCGGCACGTGCGCGGTTCGAACATGACCTTCATCGGCGTGGCGGCCGACCGCATTCCGGGCCGGGCGATCATCATCTCGACGCTGGACAACCTCACCAAGGGCGCGTCGGGACAGGCGGTGCAGAACGCGAACCTGCTGCTCGGTTTCGCCGAGACGACCGGGATCGATCTGCCGGCAATGTTTCCGTGA
- a CDS encoding helix-turn-helix domain-containing protein — protein MSPKRPTDAERARCRSAAEMQNALGILEGRWKMMILSHLFGEAVMRFSDLQRAIPKVSQKMLIQQLRSLENDGVISRTVHPQVPPKVEYQLTELGRSLAPVFLALQDWVALRREPARPHEWQSGGRDRRRS, from the coding sequence ATGTCGCCAAAGCGCCCCACCGACGCGGAACGCGCGCGCTGTCGAAGTGCGGCCGAGATGCAGAATGCACTCGGGATCCTCGAAGGCCGCTGGAAAATGATGATCCTCTCTCACCTGTTCGGCGAGGCCGTCATGCGCTTTTCCGATCTTCAGCGTGCAATCCCGAAGGTGTCGCAGAAGATGCTGATCCAGCAGCTACGCAGCCTTGAAAACGATGGCGTGATTTCCCGGACCGTGCATCCGCAGGTTCCGCCCAAGGTCGAGTATCAACTCACGGAGCTGGGACGAAGCTTGGCACCAGTGTTTCTAGCACTCCAGGACTGGGTCGCGTTGCGGCGAGAACCAGCCAGGCCGCATGAATGGCAGAGCGGCGGCCGCGATAGGCGCCGCTCGTAA
- a CDS encoding NAD(P)-dependent alcohol dehydrogenase — translation MRVYRFDDLSLDDLRLREEADPRPQRGELLIRVRAVSLNYRDIAMVLGRYPRPHKKGLIPASDAAGDVVEVGEGVRAFKAGDRVIGAFHPRWFGGEAPSGQSYGAESDGWLTEFKVVSQEAVVPAPPTLSYEEACTLPCAGLTAWTALSGATPIRAGRSVLVMGSGGVSIFALQLARAVGAAVVATTSSPAKAERLRAMGASDVVNYLDEPEWGRRVRELTGGRGVDRVVEVGGPGTIAQSLQAVALGGEIVSIGFLSSDNPGIDFFKLKTSGATFRNVAVGDRAGLVELTRAVAMTGLKPVIDRVFEFEEAKSAFAHLQSGRHFGKVVIRGG, via the coding sequence ATGAGAGTCTATCGCTTCGACGATCTGAGCCTCGACGATCTGCGTCTGCGCGAGGAAGCGGATCCTCGGCCGCAACGCGGCGAGCTCTTGATCCGCGTGCGCGCCGTTTCACTGAACTATCGCGACATCGCCATGGTTCTCGGCCGATATCCGCGCCCGCACAAGAAGGGATTGATCCCTGCGAGCGACGCGGCTGGCGATGTCGTCGAAGTCGGCGAAGGCGTCCGGGCGTTCAAGGCCGGTGACCGGGTGATCGGCGCTTTTCATCCGCGCTGGTTCGGTGGAGAGGCGCCTTCCGGCCAGTCCTACGGGGCGGAGAGCGATGGCTGGTTGACCGAATTCAAGGTGGTGAGTCAGGAGGCCGTCGTCCCGGCACCACCAACCTTGTCCTACGAAGAAGCCTGCACCCTGCCATGCGCCGGGCTGACGGCCTGGACGGCGCTGAGCGGCGCCACGCCAATCCGCGCGGGCCGCTCGGTGCTCGTCATGGGGAGCGGTGGCGTCTCCATCTTTGCGCTGCAGCTTGCCCGCGCCGTTGGTGCGGCTGTGGTCGCCACCACCTCCAGTCCAGCCAAGGCGGAGCGGTTGAGGGCGATGGGGGCCAGCGATGTGGTGAATTATTTGGACGAACCGGAGTGGGGCAGGCGCGTCCGTGAATTGACCGGCGGCCGCGGCGTCGACCGGGTCGTCGAGGTTGGCGGGCCTGGCACCATCGCTCAATCGCTGCAGGCTGTGGCGCTGGGAGGTGAGATCGTGTCGATCGGTTTCCTGAGCAGCGACAATCCCGGCATCGACTTCTTCAAACTGAAAACGAGCGGAGCAACGTTCCGAAACGTGGCCGTGGGAGACCGGGCAGGGCTTGTCGAGCTGACACGCGCGGTTGCGATGACCGGGCTGAAGCCGGTTATCGACCGCGTCTTTGAGTTCGAAGAGGCGAAATCGGCCTTCGCTCATCTGCAAAGCGGCCGGCATTTCGGCAAGGTCGTGATCCGGGGAGGTTGA
- the parE gene encoding DNA topoisomerase IV subunit B yields MPKPLKAAKKDKSDDLFEAAPSKVRSTATPSRSTSRASDGEAGYTARDIEVLEGLEPVRRRPGMYIGGTDEKALHHLFAEVIDNSMDEALAGHATFIEVELSADGFLTVSDNGRGIPIDPHPKFPKKSALEVIMCTLHAGGKFDSKVYETSGGLHGVGVSVVNALSSVLEVEVARNQTLYRMTFERGHPKGKLENLGKVHNRRGTRVRFKPDTEIFGAKAAFKPQRLFKMARSKAYLFGGVEIRWVCDPELLRGIEGVPPEDKFHFPDGLKDYLAAAIHADTLVHPDIFSGKSGRTGSHGACEWAVAWTADADGFMSSYTNTIPTPDGGTHESGMRSALLRGLKDHAERAGLGKRAASITSEDVMVGAAVMLSVFVREPEFQGQTKDRLATAEAQRIVEQAVKDPFDHWLAANPTQANKLLEFVIERADERVRRRQEKEVARKTAVRKLRLPGKLADCTNTAAEGSELFIVEGDSAGGSAKQARDRATQAILPLRGKILNVASAGKDKLTANQQIADLMQALGCGTGAHYRAEDLRYSRIIIMTDADVDGAHIASLLITFFYRQMPRLIDEKHLYLAVPPLYRLSHGGKTFYARNDAHKDEILGKEFRANANVEISRFKGLGEMMPQQLKETTMDPKKRTLLRVVLLPDDREGTADSVERLMGAKAEPRFAFIQDKAEFASDELLDV; encoded by the coding sequence ATGCCTAAACCATTGAAAGCAGCTAAGAAAGATAAATCCGACGACCTGTTCGAGGCTGCGCCCTCGAAGGTGCGGTCCACAGCCACACCGTCGCGGTCCACCTCCCGCGCCAGCGATGGCGAGGCTGGCTACACCGCCCGGGACATCGAGGTTTTGGAGGGTTTGGAGCCGGTTCGGCGCCGTCCGGGCATGTATATCGGCGGAACCGACGAGAAGGCGCTGCACCACCTGTTCGCCGAGGTCATCGACAACTCGATGGACGAGGCGCTGGCCGGTCACGCAACTTTTATCGAGGTGGAACTATCCGCCGACGGCTTTCTGACTGTCAGCGACAACGGCCGTGGCATTCCGATCGACCCTCACCCCAAGTTTCCGAAGAAGTCGGCGCTCGAAGTCATCATGTGTACGCTGCACGCCGGCGGCAAGTTCGACTCCAAGGTCTACGAGACCTCCGGCGGTCTGCACGGCGTCGGCGTCTCGGTGGTGAATGCGCTCTCCTCCGTGCTGGAGGTCGAGGTCGCGCGCAACCAGACCCTCTACCGGATGACGTTCGAGCGCGGCCACCCCAAGGGCAAGCTCGAAAATCTCGGCAAGGTTCACAACCGCCGCGGCACGCGGGTCCGGTTCAAGCCGGATACGGAGATTTTCGGCGCCAAGGCAGCGTTCAAGCCACAGCGGCTGTTCAAGATGGCCCGCTCGAAGGCCTACCTCTTCGGCGGCGTCGAGATCCGTTGGGTGTGCGACCCCGAACTGCTGCGCGGCATCGAAGGCGTCCCTCCGGAAGACAAGTTCCACTTCCCGGACGGCCTGAAAGACTATCTGGCTGCTGCGATCCATGCTGATACGCTGGTGCATCCGGATATCTTTTCCGGCAAATCCGGCCGTACCGGGTCGCATGGCGCCTGCGAATGGGCGGTCGCCTGGACCGCCGACGCGGACGGCTTCATGTCGTCCTACACCAACACCATCCCAACGCCGGACGGCGGCACTCACGAGTCCGGCATGCGTAGCGCGCTGCTGCGCGGTCTGAAGGATCACGCCGAGCGCGCGGGCCTTGGCAAGCGCGCAGCATCGATCACCTCGGAAGACGTGATGGTCGGCGCGGCGGTGATGCTCTCGGTGTTCGTGCGCGAACCGGAATTCCAAGGTCAGACCAAAGACCGCCTGGCGACTGCGGAAGCGCAACGCATCGTCGAACAGGCGGTCAAGGACCCGTTCGACCACTGGCTCGCGGCCAATCCGACCCAAGCCAACAAGCTGCTCGAATTCGTGATCGAGCGCGCCGACGAACGCGTGCGCCGTCGCCAGGAAAAGGAAGTTGCGCGCAAGACCGCAGTGCGCAAGCTGCGGCTGCCGGGCAAGCTCGCCGACTGCACCAATACCGCCGCTGAAGGCTCGGAATTGTTCATCGTCGAGGGTGATTCCGCGGGCGGCAGCGCTAAACAGGCGCGCGATCGCGCGACGCAGGCGATCCTGCCGCTGCGCGGCAAGATTCTCAATGTCGCCTCTGCCGGCAAGGACAAGCTGACGGCCAACCAACAGATCGCCGACCTGATGCAGGCGCTCGGCTGCGGCACCGGCGCACACTACCGCGCCGAGGATTTGCGCTACTCACGCATCATCATCATGACCGACGCCGACGTAGACGGCGCGCACATCGCTTCGCTGCTGATCACGTTCTTCTACCGGCAGATGCCGCGGTTGATCGACGAGAAGCATCTCTATCTCGCCGTGCCGCCGCTCTACCGGCTCTCCCATGGCGGCAAGACGTTCTATGCGCGCAACGATGCCCACAAGGACGAAATCCTCGGCAAGGAATTCCGCGCCAACGCCAATGTCGAAATCAGCCGCTTCAAAGGCCTCGGCGAGATGATGCCGCAGCAGTTGAAGGAAACGACGATGGACCCGAAGAAGCGCACGCTGCTGCGGGTGGTGTTGCTGCCGGACGACCGCGAAGGTACTGCTGATTCCGTCGAACGGCTGATGGGCGCGAAGGCCGAACCGCGCTTCGCCTTCATCCAGGACAAGGCGGAGTTCGCCAGCGACGAGTTGCTCGACGTCTAA
- a CDS encoding thiolase C-terminal domain-containing protein, whose protein sequence is MSGRTLRGKTAVVGIGETTYYKHGKSPDPEFKLALMAILAACADAGISPHEIDGFASYANDRSDPPRLSAALGCKELRFSNMQWGGGGGGGSAAVANAAAAVATGMADCVVAYRSLAQGQFARFGLSGGAKTVSGEAALATPYGSMTPAQRYSMKAMRFMYEHGVKQEALRAIALASYHHAQKNPGAVMYGRPLDEATYDASRWIAEPHHLYDCCQENDGAAAMIIVSAERAKDFKHKPAYLLGAASGAGYRAAASAANTPDYGSSHFKTLAPHLYTMAQVTPKDIDVVQCYENFTGGVLMSLVEHGLFQAEEANDFLKLPNLVADGGKLPLNTSGGNLAECYMHGLELHTEAVRQLRGASFNQVKDANVALVIAGPMVVPVSTSIYGSEATL, encoded by the coding sequence ATGAGCGGAAGAACGCTGCGCGGCAAGACGGCCGTGGTCGGCATCGGCGAGACGACCTACTACAAGCACGGCAAATCTCCGGACCCTGAATTCAAACTGGCGCTGATGGCGATCCTCGCCGCATGCGCGGACGCGGGCATCAGCCCGCACGAGATCGACGGCTTCGCGTCCTATGCGAACGATCGATCGGACCCACCCCGGCTGTCAGCGGCGCTCGGCTGCAAGGAACTGCGCTTCTCCAATATGCAATGGGGTGGCGGCGGAGGTGGCGGTTCGGCGGCCGTTGCCAACGCGGCGGCCGCGGTTGCGACAGGGATGGCGGACTGTGTGGTGGCCTACCGCTCGCTGGCCCAGGGCCAGTTCGCGCGCTTCGGCCTCAGTGGCGGCGCGAAGACGGTGTCCGGCGAAGCGGCGCTCGCCACGCCGTATGGTTCGATGACGCCAGCGCAGCGCTACTCGATGAAGGCTATGCGTTTCATGTACGAGCATGGGGTGAAACAGGAGGCGCTACGCGCCATCGCACTGGCCTCCTATCATCACGCCCAGAAGAATCCTGGCGCCGTGATGTATGGCCGGCCGCTGGACGAGGCCACCTACGACGCCTCGCGCTGGATCGCCGAGCCGCATCATCTTTACGACTGCTGCCAGGAAAACGACGGCGCGGCGGCGATGATCATCGTCTCGGCCGAGCGTGCGAAGGACTTCAAGCACAAGCCGGCCTATCTCCTCGGCGCTGCATCGGGTGCGGGCTATCGTGCCGCCGCCAGCGCGGCCAACACGCCAGACTACGGCTCGTCGCATTTCAAGACGCTGGCGCCGCATCTCTACACAATGGCGCAGGTGACGCCGAAGGATATTGATGTCGTGCAGTGCTACGAAAATTTCACCGGCGGCGTGTTGATGAGCCTCGTCGAGCACGGCCTGTTCCAGGCGGAGGAAGCGAACGACTTTCTCAAGCTGCCCAATCTGGTCGCGGACGGCGGCAAGCTGCCGCTCAACACCAGCGGCGGTAACCTTGCTGAATGTTATATGCACGGCCTCGAGCTACACACGGAGGCGGTTCGCCAGCTCCGCGGCGCGTCGTTCAATCAGGTGAAGGATGCGAATGTCGCGCTAGTGATCGCGGGCCCCATGGTGGTGCCGGTCAGCACGTCGATTTACGGTTCGGAGGCAACGCTCTGA
- a CDS encoding SDR family NAD(P)-dependent oxidoreductase, whose protein sequence is MAARAFDLTGKVAIVTGGNGGIGLGMAHGLADAGASIAIAARDPTKSQAAVDDLARRGARTMAIETDVTDPASVARMVAATLEGFGRIDVLVNNAGMSIRKPAHELALAEWHTVIDTNLTSALICAQAVYPAMKRAGGGKIISIGSMTSIFGAGFAPAYAASKGGIVQLTKSLACSWAADNIQANAVLPGWIDTALTQRGRAQVPQLNENVLRRTPAQRWGTIDDMAGIAVFLASSASDFVTGAAIPVDGGFSAMG, encoded by the coding sequence ATGGCAGCACGCGCTTTCGATCTGACGGGCAAGGTTGCGATCGTTACCGGTGGCAACGGCGGCATCGGCCTTGGCATGGCACACGGACTGGCCGATGCGGGAGCCAGCATTGCGATCGCAGCTCGCGATCCGACCAAGTCGCAAGCAGCAGTCGACGATCTCGCCAGGCGCGGCGCACGCACCATGGCGATCGAGACCGACGTGACCGATCCCGCAAGCGTGGCTCGGATGGTCGCGGCAACGCTCGAGGGGTTCGGGCGCATCGACGTTCTCGTCAATAACGCCGGGATGAGCATCCGCAAGCCCGCTCACGAGCTTGCCTTGGCGGAGTGGCACACGGTGATCGACACCAATCTCACCAGCGCCCTCATCTGCGCGCAGGCCGTCTATCCGGCGATGAAGCGGGCCGGCGGTGGCAAGATCATCAGTATCGGTTCGATGACGTCGATCTTCGGTGCGGGCTTTGCTCCCGCCTATGCCGCGAGCAAGGGTGGTATCGTCCAGCTCACCAAATCGCTCGCCTGCTCATGGGCAGCGGACAACATCCAGGCCAATGCCGTGTTGCCCGGATGGATCGACACTGCCCTTACCCAGCGTGGCCGCGCGCAAGTGCCACAACTGAACGAAAACGTTCTGCGCCGTACGCCGGCGCAGCGCTGGGGCACGATCGACGACATGGCGGGCATCGCCGTTTTCCTCGCCAGTTCGGCATCGGACTTCGTGACCGGCGCGGCCATTCCGGTCGACGGCGGCTTTTCCGCCATGGGCTGA
- a CDS encoding caspase family protein: MAAVTIGLAVALACDAAQAAKRVALVIGNDQYTNIPQLKKAVNDARTMNETLKKLGFTVLVAENQNRKGLSETLLAFDRMIEKGDTAFFFFAGHGFEIGGENYLLPIDVPAASAGQEELIRDGAIAAERIISRVQNRGAGAAIFVFDACRNNPFERTGTRALAGSGGLAAMTPPEGVFVVYSAGAKQTALDRLSNDDTNPNSVFTRNFARTLAEPGLNLVQIAKRTQSEVRDLAQGVRHLQTPAYYDQIVGDVVLNAALSDANRKIDVVPAQAQSSVQLPQAQAQQVAALPPVMTAPKLVEPADSDNAPIASFSRHNGGWTVVFSIADPTLGISWRLGENGDFKETGFMDALDPRTRKRIPNSSAQLDADTPATTIYVRYVDTNGDLKGPYPIRFDPEAALIRDQRKILDMTASSWLSFREFNGLLVYYTHLVSYRCAIRQARIGIDTTVPDKVIQLPPCDMREPHAIPSNASTYVKLPAGTKSVSVELTFKDGSLSELRNFRR; encoded by the coding sequence ATGGCGGCCGTGACGATCGGTTTGGCCGTTGCGCTCGCTTGCGATGCGGCGCAGGCGGCCAAGCGCGTGGCCCTGGTGATCGGCAATGACCAGTACACCAACATTCCCCAACTGAAGAAGGCGGTGAACGACGCCCGCACGATGAATGAGACGCTGAAGAAGCTCGGCTTCACCGTTCTTGTCGCGGAAAACCAGAACCGCAAAGGCTTGAGCGAAACGCTGCTGGCCTTCGATCGCATGATCGAGAAGGGCGACACGGCGTTCTTCTTCTTCGCAGGTCATGGCTTCGAGATCGGCGGTGAGAACTATCTGTTGCCGATCGACGTGCCGGCCGCAAGCGCGGGGCAGGAGGAGTTGATCCGCGACGGCGCGATAGCCGCGGAGCGCATCATATCGCGGGTGCAGAACCGGGGCGCGGGCGCGGCGATCTTCGTGTTCGACGCCTGCCGCAACAATCCGTTCGAGCGCACAGGGACGCGGGCGCTCGCGGGCAGCGGCGGTCTTGCTGCGATGACGCCGCCGGAAGGCGTGTTCGTGGTCTACTCGGCTGGTGCGAAGCAGACCGCGCTCGACCGGTTGTCGAACGACGACACCAATCCCAACTCGGTGTTCACGCGCAACTTCGCCAGGACGCTGGCGGAGCCTGGGCTGAACCTGGTGCAGATCGCCAAGCGCACGCAGTCGGAGGTGAGAGATCTCGCGCAAGGCGTCCGGCATCTGCAGACGCCTGCCTACTACGATCAGATCGTCGGCGACGTGGTGCTGAACGCGGCGCTCTCCGACGCTAACCGCAAGATCGATGTGGTGCCGGCGCAGGCTCAATCGTCAGTTCAGCTACCACAGGCGCAGGCGCAGCAGGTCGCAGCGCTGCCGCCGGTGATGACGGCGCCGAAGCTTGTGGAGCCCGCGGACAGCGATAATGCGCCGATCGCGAGCTTCTCGCGTCACAACGGCGGCTGGACCGTGGTGTTCTCGATCGCCGATCCGACGCTCGGCATTTCCTGGCGGCTCGGCGAGAACGGCGACTTCAAGGAAACCGGGTTCATGGATGCGCTCGACCCGCGAACGCGCAAGCGGATTCCGAACTCCTCGGCGCAGCTTGATGCCGACACGCCGGCAACGACGATCTACGTGCGTTATGTGGACACGAACGGCGACCTGAAGGGGCCGTATCCGATCCGCTTCGATCCGGAAGCGGCCTTGATCCGCGATCAGCGCAAGATCCTCGACATGACAGCGTCGAGCTGGCTGTCATTCCGGGAGTTCAACGGGCTTTTGGTCTACTACACGCACCTCGTCTCGTATCGCTGCGCGATCCGCCAGGCGCGGATCGGCATCGATACCACGGTGCCGGACAAGGTGATCCAGCTTCCGCCATGTGACATGCGCGAGCCGCACGCGATCCCGAGCAATGCATCGACCTATGTGAAGCTGCCGGCTGGGACCAAGTCGGTTTCGGTCGAACTCACATTCAAGGACGGCAGCCTGTCGGAGCTGCGCAACTTCCGCCGCTAG